One window from the genome of Spirosoma rhododendri encodes:
- a CDS encoding competence/damage-inducible protein A, translating into MSNSIRAEVVTIGDEILFGQITDTNTQWIGTELTNIGIRVVRKSSVGDQAQAILDVLHEAHGRADVIIITGGLGPTKDDITKKTLCDYFGVGLVRNETALAVVTGFFEKRGRPMTDLNRGQADLPANAVYIQNDWGTAPGMWFEHEGRVYISLPGVPFEMKSLMTHRFLPKLHEHFNPPIIKHKMILTAGIGESFLAERIEDWEDALPPHIRLAYLPSFGGVRLRLTATGTDDALLTRELDQQVAGVLPIIAQYVYGYDDDTLESIAGRMLKAKGWTLSAAESCTGGAVSARLTSVPGSSAYFTGSVVSYSNDVKIAQLGVSADTLATVGAVSEDTIRQMAEGVRKALNTDVGIATSGIAGPDGGTPDKPVGTVWIAVATPTETRTRLLTLGQYRDQNIQLTTTYLLNLLREQLAG; encoded by the coding sequence ATGAGCAACTCCATCAGGGCCGAAGTAGTTACCATTGGTGACGAAATTCTCTTTGGTCAGATTACCGATACGAATACCCAATGGATTGGTACTGAACTCACCAACATCGGCATTCGGGTCGTTCGCAAATCATCGGTCGGCGATCAGGCGCAGGCCATTCTTGACGTTCTCCACGAAGCACACGGCCGGGCTGACGTCATTATTATTACGGGGGGGCTGGGGCCTACGAAGGACGACATCACGAAAAAAACGCTCTGCGATTACTTTGGTGTCGGCCTGGTTCGCAACGAAACGGCACTGGCCGTCGTGACGGGTTTCTTCGAGAAACGCGGCCGTCCGATGACCGATCTAAACCGGGGGCAGGCCGATCTGCCAGCCAACGCGGTGTATATTCAGAACGATTGGGGAACGGCCCCCGGCATGTGGTTCGAGCATGAGGGGCGGGTCTATATTTCGCTGCCGGGCGTGCCGTTTGAGATGAAAAGTCTGATGACGCACCGCTTCCTGCCCAAACTGCACGAACACTTCAACCCGCCGATCATCAAGCACAAAATGATCCTGACGGCGGGCATCGGCGAGTCGTTCCTGGCCGAGCGCATTGAAGACTGGGAAGACGCCCTGCCCCCCCACATCAGACTGGCCTATCTGCCCAGTTTTGGCGGGGTACGGCTCCGCCTGACGGCTACCGGCACCGACGACGCACTGCTCACCCGCGAACTCGATCAGCAGGTAGCCGGTGTGCTGCCCATCATTGCCCAGTATGTGTACGGCTATGACGATGACACGCTTGAGTCAATTGCCGGGCGGATGCTGAAAGCCAAAGGCTGGACGTTGAGCGCAGCCGAAAGCTGCACGGGCGGGGCGGTATCGGCCCGGCTCACAAGTGTACCGGGTTCATCGGCTTACTTCACGGGGAGCGTAGTCAGCTACAGTAACGATGTCAAAATCGCGCAGCTAGGTGTGTCGGCCGACACGCTGGCAACGGTCGGTGCGGTCAGTGAAGACACTATCCGACAAATGGCCGAGGGCGTACGAAAAGCACTGAACACTGATGTGGGCATCGCGACGAGCGGTATTGCCGGACCCGACGGCGGCACACCCGACAAACCCGTTGGTACGGTATGGATTGCCGTTGCTACACCGACCGAAACCCGCACACGACTGCTGACGCTGGGGCAGTACCGCGACCAGAATATCCAGTTAACGACAACATACCTGCTGAACCTCCTGCGCGAGCAGTTGGCTGGCTAG
- a CDS encoding 5' nucleotidase, NT5C type, producing MKQRIAIDMDDVMADTHAKFIRLYLEGETPRYTLDELKEKSFHELFDENEYAAISNRVYEVGFFRDIPVMEGAQDVIADLMTKYDIFIATAAQEFPNSLREKWDWLQEHFPAISWRNYVFLGDKSVLNTDYLIDDLPRNLRTFQGDGLLFDALHNRDDNEFKRVKSWQDIAKVLL from the coding sequence ATGAAACAACGCATTGCCATTGATATGGACGACGTAATGGCGGATACGCACGCCAAGTTTATTCGTCTGTATCTGGAAGGCGAAACACCCCGCTACACGCTGGACGAACTGAAAGAAAAATCGTTTCACGAACTATTCGACGAGAACGAGTACGCAGCTATCTCCAACCGGGTTTACGAAGTCGGGTTCTTCCGTGATATTCCCGTGATGGAAGGCGCACAGGACGTCATCGCCGACCTAATGACGAAATACGACATCTTTATCGCGACAGCTGCCCAAGAATTCCCGAACTCACTCCGCGAGAAGTGGGACTGGCTCCAGGAACATTTCCCCGCTATTTCATGGCGCAACTACGTGTTCTTAGGCGACAAGAGCGTTCTGAACACCGATTACCTGATTGACGACCTCCCCCGCAACCTCCGCACGTTTCAGGGCGACGGCCTGCTCTTCGACGCGCTCCACAACCGCGACGACAACGAGTTCAAACGCGTAAAATCGTGGCAGGATATAGCAAAGGTGCTGTTGTGA
- a CDS encoding acyl-CoA desaturase has product MYVLIAFVAHWYLSLFCQTFFLHRYSAHKMFSMSKFWERFFYALTYVSQGSSYLSPRAYAVLHRMHHAFSDTERDPHSPHHTKNIFTMMWKTKDIYNAVLHRRQPVERQFDRNYPEWSFIEKVGDSWFSRAGWLVVYSLFYVFAFIYLDMHWAFFFLLPVHFVMGPVHGAIINWSGHKYGYSNFDNQDQSKNSLILDVVMMGELFQNNHHKRPNAANFGAKWFEFDPTYPVITLLHKLHIVRLRPSAEAKKAQQEVGHDRRVDEKVEA; this is encoded by the coding sequence ATTTACGTTTTAATCGCCTTTGTTGCTCACTGGTATCTGTCGTTGTTCTGCCAGACATTCTTCCTGCACCGCTACTCGGCGCACAAGATGTTTTCGATGAGCAAATTCTGGGAACGCTTCTTTTACGCCCTGACGTACGTATCGCAGGGATCGTCGTACCTAAGCCCTCGGGCGTACGCCGTGTTGCACCGGATGCACCACGCCTTCAGCGATACCGAGCGTGATCCACACTCGCCCCACCACACGAAAAACATCTTCACGATGATGTGGAAGACGAAAGATATTTACAACGCGGTACTGCACCGCCGGCAGCCCGTCGAGCGGCAGTTCGATCGTAACTACCCCGAATGGTCGTTCATCGAAAAGGTGGGTGATTCGTGGTTTTCGCGCGCTGGCTGGTTGGTTGTCTATAGTCTGTTCTACGTTTTTGCGTTTATTTATCTGGACATGCACTGGGCGTTTTTCTTCCTGTTGCCGGTTCACTTCGTGATGGGACCTGTTCACGGCGCAATTATCAACTGGAGCGGTCACAAATACGGCTACTCGAACTTCGACAATCAGGATCAGTCGAAAAACTCGCTGATTCTGGACGTGGTGATGATGGGTGAGCTGTTCCAGAACAACCACCACAAGCGCCCCAACGCGGCCAACTTCGGCGCGAAGTGGTTCGAATTCGATCCAACCTATCCGGTTATCACGCTGTTGCACAAGCTGCACATCGTCCGGCTACGTCCGTCGGCTGAAGCCAAGAAAGCCCAACAGGAAGTCGGTCATGATCGCCGGGTAGATGAGAAAGTCGAAGCGTAA
- a CDS encoding DUF4159 domain-containing protein: MKRILLTLLGLTAALNLSMGQQYAYKIAKLKYNGGGDWYANKTSLPNLIKFANANLRMNIFPEEDIVEPGSPDLFSYPFVHMTGHGNVNFSDADVRNMRRYLLSGGFLHVDDNYGMDKFIRREMKKVFPELNFVELPFNHPVYQQRFKFANGLPKVHEHDGKAPQGFGLIYQGRLVCFYSYECDLGNGWEDQSVYNDPEPVRQQALRMGANLLQYATTVD; this comes from the coding sequence ATGAAACGGATTCTGTTAACCCTGCTCGGACTGACTGCCGCACTGAACCTGTCGATGGGGCAGCAGTATGCTTATAAAATTGCCAAGCTGAAGTACAACGGCGGGGGCGACTGGTACGCCAACAAAACCTCGCTGCCGAACCTGATCAAGTTTGCCAATGCCAACCTGCGGATGAATATTTTTCCGGAGGAAGACATTGTCGAACCCGGCAGCCCCGACCTGTTCAGCTATCCGTTTGTGCACATGACGGGCCACGGCAACGTTAATTTCAGCGATGCCGACGTGCGAAACATGCGCCGGTATCTGCTGTCGGGTGGGTTTCTGCATGTCGACGATAATTACGGGATGGACAAATTCATCCGGCGGGAGATGAAGAAAGTATTTCCTGAACTGAACTTCGTCGAGCTGCCGTTCAACCACCCCGTTTATCAGCAGCGGTTCAAGTTTGCGAATGGGTTGCCCAAAGTACATGAGCACGATGGCAAAGCTCCACAGGGGTTTGGTCTGATTTATCAGGGGCGGCTGGTCTGCTTTTACAGCTACGAATGTGATTTGGGGAACGGCTGGGAAGATCAGAGCGTTTATAATGATCCAGAGCCGGTACGTCAGCAGGCCCTTCGCATGGGAGCTAACCTGCTACAATACGCCACGACGGTCGATTAA
- a CDS encoding 16S rRNA (uracil(1498)-N(3))-methyltransferase yields the protein MHLFYQPRVDPAASVLFLPEDESRHAAKTLRLNNGDPITVTDGQGNAYSAVITATDPRRCAFRVLSVESAMPRPFSVRVCVAPTKSPDRIEWFVEKAVEVGIERISFFFGQHSERRHLKLDRLEKIAVAAMKQSLQTYLPQLDEPVSFGELLKTVGEAQRFIAHLPDNEPPVGLAKTATPGGQYAVLIGPEGDFSTNEIQQALNAGFRMATLGNTRLRTETAALTACQYLNFLNQ from the coding sequence ATGCATTTATTTTATCAACCCCGCGTAGACCCGGCAGCGTCTGTTCTTTTTTTGCCCGAGGATGAATCGCGCCATGCCGCCAAGACGCTTCGCCTGAACAATGGCGACCCCATAACTGTCACCGATGGGCAAGGAAACGCCTATTCTGCCGTTATTACTGCGACTGATCCGCGTCGGTGTGCGTTCCGGGTTTTGTCTGTCGAGTCTGCAATGCCCCGCCCGTTTTCGGTGCGGGTTTGTGTAGCGCCGACCAAAAGTCCGGATCGCATCGAATGGTTCGTGGAAAAGGCAGTGGAGGTCGGCATCGAGCGGATCAGTTTCTTTTTTGGGCAGCACTCCGAACGTCGTCATCTCAAACTCGACCGGCTTGAGAAGATTGCCGTAGCCGCCATGAAGCAGTCGTTACAAACCTACCTGCCGCAACTCGACGAACCCGTCTCGTTTGGCGAACTGCTGAAAACTGTAGGGGAGGCCCAGCGGTTTATCGCCCATCTGCCCGACAATGAACCACCGGTTGGTCTGGCCAAAACCGCTACACCGGGCGGGCAGTATGCCGTGCTGATCGGCCCAGAAGGTGATTTTTCAACGAACGAAATTCAGCAGGCACTGAACGCCGGTTTTCGGATGGCAACGCTGGGCAACACCCGGCTCCGCACCGAAACTGCCGCGTTGACCGCCTGCCAGTACCTCAACTTTCTGAATCAATGA
- a CDS encoding vWA domain-containing protein, whose protein sequence is MFLDFFLLLRQHAIPVTVPEYLTLLAALRSDVGGSSIDGFYALSKTILVKHEQQLDLFDRLFEQYINQRDAGLSAPVPVAPPDWFTQLFDRSANPDDLAAVDAAGGSEALWTLLRDQLERPPVERLNGAGDNDGDLKSGQGDKPDEQGASNKQEGALKVWENRDYRNLDDGLELNTRNLKMALRQLRILTREGAKSELDINSTISQTSRNAGMLDIRMQPVRQNRVKVLLLLDVGGSMDDHIELCSHLFSAARYQFQQLEFFYFHNCVYETLWRDNTRRRERVPTYEVLHKYNRDYKVIFVGDASMSPYELTSPKGSVEHYNEEAGLVWLERFRQQYPSLVWLNPATAGHWRYSQSIQLIRDWSGNRMFPLTLNGLEQAMKSLKNPKVVFDE, encoded by the coding sequence ATGTTTCTAGATTTTTTTCTGCTATTGCGGCAGCATGCCATTCCGGTCACCGTACCGGAATACCTGACGTTGCTGGCTGCGTTACGGAGCGACGTCGGCGGTAGTAGTATCGACGGATTCTATGCGCTTAGTAAAACGATACTGGTCAAACATGAGCAGCAACTTGACCTGTTCGACCGGCTGTTCGAGCAGTACATAAATCAGCGGGATGCCGGGTTATCGGCCCCCGTGCCCGTTGCTCCCCCCGACTGGTTTACGCAGCTTTTCGACAGGTCGGCCAACCCGGACGATCTGGCGGCTGTCGATGCAGCTGGCGGGTCGGAGGCACTCTGGACCCTGCTACGCGATCAGCTGGAGCGCCCGCCTGTCGAACGGCTGAACGGTGCGGGCGATAACGACGGCGACTTAAAGTCGGGGCAAGGCGATAAGCCCGACGAACAGGGGGCATCCAACAAGCAGGAGGGGGCGTTGAAGGTTTGGGAAAACCGCGACTACCGCAACCTGGACGATGGCCTGGAACTGAACACGCGCAACCTGAAAATGGCCCTGCGCCAATTGCGCATCCTGACCCGTGAAGGTGCCAAATCTGAACTCGACATCAACAGCACCATCAGCCAGACAAGTCGCAACGCGGGCATGCTCGATATTCGGATGCAGCCCGTGCGGCAGAACCGCGTGAAAGTGTTACTGCTGCTCGACGTAGGCGGATCAATGGACGATCATATCGAATTGTGCTCTCACCTGTTTTCGGCGGCCCGCTACCAGTTTCAGCAGCTGGAGTTTTTTTACTTCCACAACTGTGTCTACGAAACGCTCTGGCGGGACAACACCCGTCGGCGCGAGCGCGTACCGACCTATGAAGTGCTGCACAAATACAACCGCGATTACAAAGTGATCTTCGTAGGCGACGCCAGCATGTCGCCCTACGAACTGACGTCGCCGAAGGGTAGCGTCGAACATTACAACGAAGAAGCCGGGCTGGTGTGGCTCGAACGATTTCGGCAGCAGTACCCCAGTCTGGTGTGGCTGAACCCGGCCACGGCTGGTCACTGGCGGTATTCGCAGAGTATTCAACTCATTCGCGACTGGTCGGGCAACCGGATGTTTCCGCTGACGCTCAATGGGCTCGAACAGGCCATGAAAAGCCTGAAAAACCCGAAAGTGGTGTTTGACGAATAA
- a CDS encoding AAA family ATPase, which translates to MPSFTGTNTYVATHELSIAVNAAIELQKPLLIKGEPGTGKTLLAFEIAQALGKTLYTWHVKSTTTAQQGLYEYDAVSRLRDSQLATGGSEEANRVTDLANYIRKGKIWDAFEADQQVVLLIDEIDKADIEFPNDLLQELDRMEFYCYELQRTISARHRPIVIITSNNEKELPDAFLRRCFFHFIRFPDRATMHRIVAVHYPKLSHELMLRSVSVFYSIRDIKALRKKPSTSELIDWIRLLLASGVTEEDLVDLDALNEMPPYMGALLKNEQDTNLMLALKHKGNRPY; encoded by the coding sequence ATGCCATCGTTTACGGGTACCAATACATACGTAGCAACACATGAGTTAAGTATTGCCGTCAACGCAGCGATTGAGTTACAAAAGCCGCTCTTAATCAAGGGAGAACCAGGCACCGGTAAGACGTTGCTGGCCTTTGAAATCGCGCAGGCTCTTGGTAAAACGCTTTATACCTGGCACGTCAAATCAACAACAACGGCGCAGCAGGGGCTCTATGAATACGATGCTGTCTCGCGCCTGCGCGACTCCCAGCTGGCCACTGGCGGTAGCGAAGAAGCTAATCGGGTTACTGACCTCGCCAACTACATCCGGAAAGGAAAAATCTGGGACGCTTTTGAGGCCGATCAACAGGTTGTGCTGCTGATCGACGAAATTGACAAGGCTGATATCGAGTTTCCCAACGATCTGCTTCAGGAACTCGACCGGATGGAATTTTACTGCTACGAATTGCAGCGAACGATTTCGGCCCGACACCGGCCCATCGTAATAATCACGTCGAACAACGAAAAAGAACTGCCCGACGCCTTTCTGCGCCGTTGTTTCTTTCACTTCATCCGCTTTCCCGACCGGGCCACGATGCACCGCATTGTAGCGGTACACTACCCCAAGCTTTCGCACGAGCTGATGCTGCGGTCGGTATCAGTGTTTTACAGTATTCGTGACATCAAAGCGCTCCGCAAAAAACCATCGACCAGTGAACTGATCGACTGGATACGGTTGCTACTGGCGTCCGGCGTTACGGAAGAAGATCTGGTCGATTTAGACGCGCTCAATGAAATGCCTCCGTATATGGGAGCGTTACTAAAAAACGAACAGGATACCAATTTGATGCTTGCGCTAAAACATAAGGGTAATCGGCCTTATTGA
- a CDS encoding glutamine synthetase beta-grasp domain-containing protein yields the protein MAKSKLEYIWLDGYKPTQSLRSKTKIEDDFSGDLDDCPMWSFDGSSTEQAPGGSSDCLLKPVFICPDPQRKNGFLVMCEVLNADGTAHESNGRATIQDDDNDFWFGFEQEYFLWDMAINKPLGFPAEGFPTRGQGPYYCSVGAQNAYGRYIVEEHLDACLEAGLNVEGINAEVATGQWEFQIFAKGAQSAGDQIWVARYLLERIGEKYNVSINWHCKPLGDTDWNGSGMHANFSNTALRTAGNKATYDTICASFGRTPEVIKECIDVYGADNEMRLTGKHETQSITQFSYGVSDRGASIRIPIATVERGWKGWLEDRRPNSAADPYKVAAVIIKTVKSAEVMQEA from the coding sequence ATGGCAAAGTCGAAGCTGGAATACATTTGGCTTGATGGTTATAAGCCCACTCAAAGCCTCCGTTCGAAGACGAAAATTGAAGACGATTTCTCCGGTGATCTGGACGATTGCCCTATGTGGTCGTTTGACGGTTCATCGACCGAACAGGCACCGGGTGGCTCGTCAGACTGTCTGCTGAAGCCTGTTTTCATCTGCCCCGATCCCCAGCGTAAAAACGGTTTCCTCGTTATGTGCGAAGTGCTGAACGCTGACGGTACGGCGCACGAATCGAACGGCCGGGCAACAATTCAGGACGACGATAACGATTTCTGGTTTGGTTTCGAACAGGAGTACTTCCTGTGGGATATGGCTATCAACAAGCCACTGGGCTTCCCGGCTGAAGGCTTCCCAACGCGCGGTCAGGGACCATACTACTGCTCGGTTGGTGCGCAGAACGCCTATGGCCGTTACATTGTAGAAGAGCACCTCGACGCTTGCCTGGAAGCAGGTCTGAACGTAGAAGGTATCAACGCCGAAGTAGCTACGGGTCAGTGGGAGTTCCAGATTTTCGCTAAAGGCGCACAGTCGGCCGGCGACCAAATCTGGGTAGCCCGCTATCTGCTGGAGCGCATCGGTGAGAAATATAACGTATCGATCAACTGGCATTGCAAGCCCCTGGGCGACACCGACTGGAACGGCTCGGGTATGCACGCTAACTTCTCGAATACAGCTCTGCGTACCGCAGGCAACAAGGCCACGTACGACACGATCTGCGCATCGTTCGGTCGCACGCCGGAAGTTATCAAAGAATGTATCGACGTGTACGGTGCCGACAATGAGATGCGTCTGACGGGTAAGCACGAAACCCAGTCGATCACGCAGTTCTCGTATGGTGTTTCTGACCGCGGTGCTTCGATCCGTATTCCTATCGCTACGGTAGAACGCGGCTGGAAAGGCTGGCTGGAAGATCGCCGTCCGAACTCGGCTGCTGATCCATACAAAGTAGCGGCTGTTATCATCAAGACCGTTAAGTCGGCCGAGGTGATGCAGGAAGCTTAG
- a CDS encoding MGH1-like glycoside hydrolase domain-containing protein → MTTEQKRLNDPAWRQWGPYVSDRQWGTVREDYSANGDAWGYTTHDMARSYAYRWGEDAIAGFCDDKQTLCLGLSLWNGADPILKERYFGLSNSEGNHGEDVKELYYYLDNTPTHSYQRMLYKYPQAAYPYQQLIDENRRRTRLDPEYELLDTGLFDQDRYFDVFVEYAKAGPQDVLMAVTVHNRGTERADLTLLPTLWFRNTWDWGDDTDGVSSQRPGINLRQDGFLRATHAQLGSYVLYADGNPDWLFCENESNRARLYAVHDGTPYPKDGINDHLIHGTDSINREQTGTKASAHYKLTVEAGGQAVVRVRLSLTTDVHPTLREPFTDFDSIIAQRKTEADLFYTAVQPAKATDDEKLVQRQAFAGMLWSKQFYYYDVSRWLSGDPTQPPPPPERYNGRNHTWLQLINAGVISMPDKWEYPWYAAWDWSFHCVTLALIDPELAKQQLMLLTNEWYMHPNGQLPAYEWNFSDVNPPVQAWAALQVFTLDQQQHPTGAADHSFLRAIFHKLMLNFTWWVNRKDELGNNIFEGGFLGLDNIGVFDRNAVLPNGSHLEQADGTSWMAMYALNMLRIALELARHDDVYSEMATKFFDHFLYIAGAITRIGQDGVGLWDEQDRFFYDQLRMSDGSVEKMQVRTLVGLIPLFAVEVLDDDILRQNPTFLARMEWFRSHRPDLYNQVSRYTEKGTDETRLLSLLRGFRLKSLLRWMLDEQEFLSPHGIRAVSKVYRDQPYTFTLDGTTFRLDYTPAESNSDLFGGNSNWRGPVWMPTNYLMVLSLDKFHHYFGNGFTVEYPIGSGKQITLHDAADEIANRLISLFTVDANGHRAVLQQYAKNEDPHFRDYILFYEYFDGDNGRGVGASHQTGWTGLVAELIHRKYTGTV, encoded by the coding sequence ATGACTACAGAACAGAAGCGGTTAAACGATCCGGCGTGGCGGCAGTGGGGGCCCTACGTATCGGATCGGCAGTGGGGAACCGTCCGGGAAGATTACAGTGCCAACGGCGATGCGTGGGGCTATACGACCCATGATATGGCCCGCAGTTATGCGTATCGCTGGGGGGAAGATGCCATCGCGGGCTTCTGCGACGACAAACAAACGCTGTGCCTGGGCCTGTCGCTGTGGAACGGGGCCGATCCCATTCTGAAAGAGCGGTATTTTGGGTTGAGCAACAGCGAAGGCAATCACGGGGAAGACGTCAAGGAGCTGTACTACTACCTCGACAACACGCCCACGCACTCGTACCAGCGGATGCTCTACAAGTACCCGCAGGCCGCGTATCCATACCAGCAGCTGATCGACGAAAACCGCCGTCGTACCCGGCTCGATCCCGAATACGAACTGCTCGACACGGGCCTGTTCGATCAGGACCGCTACTTCGATGTGTTCGTAGAGTACGCCAAAGCCGGGCCGCAGGACGTGCTGATGGCTGTAACGGTACACAACCGGGGAACCGAACGGGCGGACCTGACGCTGTTGCCGACGCTCTGGTTTCGCAACACCTGGGATTGGGGCGACGACACCGATGGCGTCAGTAGTCAGCGACCCGGCATCAACCTGCGGCAGGACGGTTTTCTCCGGGCGACGCACGCGCAGCTAGGTTCGTATGTGCTTTACGCTGACGGCAATCCGGACTGGTTGTTCTGCGAGAATGAATCGAACCGGGCGCGGTTGTACGCTGTACACGACGGTACGCCGTACCCGAAAGACGGTATCAACGATCACCTTATTCACGGCACTGACTCGATCAATCGAGAGCAGACGGGTACGAAAGCAAGTGCACACTACAAGCTGACGGTCGAGGCTGGTGGGCAGGCCGTTGTGCGGGTCCGGCTATCGCTCACGACCGACGTACACCCAACACTCCGCGAACCGTTCACCGATTTCGACTCGATCATTGCGCAGCGGAAAACCGAGGCCGACCTGTTCTACACGGCTGTACAACCGGCCAAAGCGACCGACGATGAGAAACTCGTGCAGCGACAGGCGTTTGCGGGGATGCTCTGGAGCAAGCAGTTCTACTACTACGATGTGTCGCGCTGGCTGTCTGGCGACCCGACTCAGCCGCCCCCGCCCCCTGAGCGGTACAATGGCCGGAACCATACCTGGTTGCAGCTTATCAACGCCGGGGTTATTTCGATGCCCGACAAGTGGGAGTACCCCTGGTATGCCGCCTGGGACTGGTCGTTTCACTGCGTCACGCTGGCCCTGATCGACCCTGAACTGGCCAAGCAGCAACTGATGCTGCTAACCAACGAATGGTATATGCACCCCAACGGACAACTACCGGCTTACGAGTGGAATTTCTCCGATGTGAACCCACCCGTACAGGCGTGGGCGGCTTTGCAGGTGTTCACGCTCGATCAGCAGCAACACCCGACTGGTGCCGCCGACCACAGTTTTCTGCGCGCGATCTTCCACAAGCTGATGCTCAATTTCACCTGGTGGGTCAACCGCAAAGATGAGCTGGGCAACAACATTTTTGAAGGGGGCTTTCTGGGGCTCGACAACATCGGCGTATTCGACCGGAATGCCGTACTGCCCAATGGCAGCCATCTCGAACAGGCCGATGGCACAAGCTGGATGGCCATGTACGCACTGAATATGCTGCGGATTGCGCTCGAACTGGCCCGGCACGACGATGTGTACAGCGAAATGGCGACCAAGTTCTTCGACCATTTTCTCTACATCGCCGGGGCTATTACGCGTATCGGGCAGGATGGCGTAGGCTTATGGGACGAGCAGGATCGGTTCTTTTACGATCAGCTTCGCATGTCGGACGGCAGCGTCGAGAAAATGCAGGTTCGCACGCTGGTTGGGTTGATTCCACTGTTCGCCGTCGAAGTACTTGACGATGACATTCTGCGGCAAAATCCGACGTTTCTGGCCCGGATGGAGTGGTTTCGCAGCCATCGCCCCGACCTGTACAACCAGGTGTCGCGCTATACCGAGAAAGGAACCGACGAAACCCGGCTGTTGAGTTTACTCCGGGGTTTCCGGCTTAAATCGCTGCTACGCTGGATGCTCGATGAGCAGGAGTTTTTGAGCCCGCACGGCATTCGGGCGGTGTCGAAAGTGTACCGCGACCAGCCGTATACCTTCACGCTCGACGGTACCACGTTCCGACTTGATTACACACCCGCCGAGAGCAACAGCGATTTGTTTGGTGGTAACAGCAACTGGCGCGGGCCGGTCTGGATGCCCACCAACTACCTGATGGTACTGAGCCTCGACAAATTTCACCACTATTTCGGCAACGGCTTTACCGTCGAATACCCGATTGGCTCTGGCAAACAGATTACCCTGCACGACGCGGCCGACGAAATTGCGAATCGCCTGATCTCGCTGTTTACGGTTGATGCTAACGGACACCGGGCGGTGTTGCAGCAGTACGCCAAAAATGAGGACCCTCACTTCCGCGACTACATCCTGTTCTACGAGTATTTCGACGGTGATAATGGCCGTGGGGTAGGGGCAAGTCACCAAACCGGCTGGACGGGGCTGGTTGCTGAACTCATCCACCGCAAATACACCGGGACAGTATGA
- a CDS encoding SDR family oxidoreductase yields MDKVLNGQIALITGASSGIGAGVAKSLADAGATVVVNYPVEATKAAAQAVLDEITSAGGKGIIAQCDVSKEDQVEKMFADIVAQFGTLDILVNNAGLQRDAKFDEMTLEQWNTVIDVNLTGQFLCARSAIREFLRRGPRPEVSSATGKIICMSSVHEQIPWAGHVNYASSKGAIKMLMQSLAQEYGDRHIRVNSICPGAIQTPINKSAWETPQALNSLMTLIPYNRIGKPEDIGNLAVFLASDQSDYITGASIFIDGGMTVLESFSDNG; encoded by the coding sequence ATGGATAAAGTACTGAATGGGCAGATCGCGCTGATTACAGGAGCGAGCAGCGGTATTGGTGCGGGCGTTGCCAAATCGCTGGCGGATGCCGGGGCAACCGTTGTTGTCAATTACCCGGTCGAGGCAACGAAGGCAGCGGCTCAGGCCGTGCTAGATGAGATTACCTCGGCGGGCGGTAAAGGTATCATCGCCCAGTGCGACGTTAGTAAGGAAGATCAGGTCGAGAAAATGTTCGCCGATATCGTCGCGCAGTTTGGTACGCTCGATATTCTGGTGAACAACGCCGGGCTGCAACGCGACGCCAAGTTCGACGAGATGACGCTTGAGCAGTGGAACACCGTCATCGACGTCAACCTGACGGGTCAGTTTTTGTGCGCCCGTTCAGCCATCCGGGAGTTTTTGCGCCGGGGGCCACGCCCGGAGGTGTCGAGCGCAACGGGTAAGATCATCTGTATGAGTTCGGTACACGAGCAAATCCCCTGGGCAGGGCACGTCAACTACGCATCGTCGAAAGGGGCTATCAAAATGCTCATGCAATCGCTGGCGCAGGAATACGGCGACCGGCACATCCGGGTCAACAGCATCTGTCCCGGTGCTATTCAGACGCCGATCAACAAAAGTGCGTGGGAAACTCCGCAGGCTCTGAACAGCCTGATGACGCTGATTCCGTACAACCGCATTGGCAAGCCCGAAGACATTGGAAATCTGGCCGTCTTTCTGGCCTCCGATCAGTCGGACTACATCACCGGAGCCAGCATCTTCATCGACGGCGGTATGACGGTGCTGGAGAGTTTTTCGGATAATGGATAA